A genomic segment from Bacteroidales bacterium encodes:
- the tsaE gene encoding tRNA (adenosine(37)-N6)-threonylcarbamoyltransferase complex ATPase subunit type 1 TsaE — MDTLRCDSVEDLDQVSMELLRRYPDQRVFGFYGQLGAGKTALIKNLCRHLDVVDMVSSPTFSIINEYRTRTGQSVYHMDFYRLKSCRELLDIGGEEYFDSGCYCLIEWPEKFEELLPDNCVYIKIQADETNHSRIIQL, encoded by the coding sequence ATGGACACACTGCGATGCGACAGTGTCGAAGATTTGGATCAAGTGTCGATGGAACTGCTGCGCCGGTATCCGGATCAGCGGGTCTTCGGATTCTACGGACAGTTAGGTGCCGGGAAGACCGCCCTGATCAAGAACCTGTGCAGGCATCTGGATGTCGTGGATATGGTCAGCAGTCCCACCTTTTCCATTATCAACGAGTACCGCACCCGGACAGGGCAATCGGTGTATCATATGGATTTTTACAGGCTGAAGAGCTGCAGGGAGCTTCTGGATATCGGAGGAGAAGAGTACTTTGACAGCGGGTGCTATTGTTTGATTGAGTGGCCCGAAAAATTCGAAGAACTTTTACCGGATAATTGCGTATACATAAAAATTCAGGCCGACGAGACAAATCACAGCCGGATCATACAGCTTTAG